A window from Mycobacterium saskatchewanense encodes these proteins:
- the mgtA gene encoding magnesium-translocating P-type ATPase, translating to MTEIGVIEPTLDTRRVAAAGLDEVLRQLDSSAAGLSSGEAAARIARYGPNAVRTHHVNALAVLGRQLRSAVLILLAGTAVVSYFLGDSMQAVIIGVILAASIGLGFVNEYRAERAAAALHAGVHHNTLVRRDGNFVALDVTALVPGDIVRLALGEAVPADVRLIEASGLECNESILTGESTGSEKSPHPVPEGTELAEASDLAFMGTIVSAGEGTGVVYATGKNAEFGRIAAGLDERAPETGFQVGLRRFSYLLLQVAVALMVVILLSNLLLSKPIIDSVLFSLAIAVGITPQLLPAVVSTSLATGSRQLAKAKVLVKRLVCIEDLGDIDILITDKTGTLTEGRIRLVDTIDAAGEHSESVRRLGLLATDVDPEAGGGSGNPLDAALWESPRPRELVGDVRRVAVLPFDHERRATSVLVDDDGGRVLVVKGAPEQVLAQCRATAPAAHDTLEGLFASGRRVVAVATRAAPDLTTITAADECDLSLAGFLVFADEPKVAARQSLADLAQLGIELKIATGDNPRVAEKVCADLGLASKGTATGAELDGLDDDQFAGAAQGHTIFARITPEQKARLITVLRRTGRSVGFLGDGVNDALALHAADVGISVDSATDVAKDAADVVLLEKDLGVLATGVAEGRRIFANTIKYVLMGTSSNFGNMFSAAAASALLPFLPMLPSQILLNNLLYDSSQLAIPTDRVDEEQLHAPSHWNVAFIRRFMLIFGPISSLFDFLTFGLMLGVLHASAIEFRTGWFVESLATQTLIIFAIRTRKVPFFRSRPSGLLTATTLTVVAAGVVLTISPLARPLGFQPLPWQFFAVLGAFVVSYLVLVELAKLMFYAEPMHPVAPPQRVRGQAHHIRRRAARFHYVNGMSPPRRPVRK from the coding sequence ATGACCGAGATCGGGGTCATAGAGCCCACTTTGGACACCAGGCGGGTCGCCGCGGCCGGCCTCGACGAGGTTTTGCGGCAGCTGGACAGCTCGGCCGCCGGCCTGTCCAGCGGCGAGGCGGCCGCCCGAATTGCCCGCTATGGCCCGAACGCCGTACGGACCCATCACGTCAACGCGCTCGCCGTGCTGGGCCGCCAGCTGCGCAGCGCGGTGTTGATCCTGCTGGCCGGCACCGCGGTGGTCTCCTACTTCCTGGGTGACAGCATGCAGGCTGTCATCATCGGCGTGATCCTCGCGGCCAGCATCGGTCTCGGCTTCGTCAACGAATATCGCGCCGAGCGGGCCGCCGCCGCCCTGCACGCCGGGGTGCACCACAACACGTTGGTGCGCCGCGACGGGAACTTCGTCGCACTCGATGTCACCGCGCTGGTGCCCGGCGACATCGTCCGGCTGGCGCTGGGCGAGGCGGTGCCCGCCGACGTCCGGCTGATCGAGGCCAGCGGTCTGGAATGCAACGAAAGCATCCTGACCGGCGAATCGACCGGCTCGGAGAAGTCGCCGCATCCGGTGCCCGAGGGGACCGAGCTCGCCGAGGCGTCGGACCTGGCGTTCATGGGCACCATCGTCAGCGCCGGCGAGGGCACCGGCGTGGTATACGCCACCGGTAAGAACGCCGAATTCGGGCGCATCGCAGCCGGTCTGGACGAGCGGGCCCCCGAGACCGGCTTCCAGGTCGGGCTGCGCCGGTTCTCCTACCTGCTGCTGCAGGTCGCGGTCGCGCTGATGGTGGTGATCCTGCTCAGCAACCTGCTGCTGTCCAAGCCGATCATCGATTCGGTGCTGTTCTCGCTGGCGATCGCGGTCGGCATCACCCCGCAGCTGCTGCCCGCCGTCGTCAGCACCAGCCTGGCGACCGGCTCGCGTCAGCTGGCCAAGGCCAAGGTGCTGGTGAAGCGGTTGGTCTGCATCGAGGACCTCGGCGACATCGACATCCTGATCACCGACAAGACCGGCACCCTGACCGAAGGCCGGATCCGGCTGGTCGACACGATCGACGCCGCCGGGGAGCACAGCGAATCGGTCCGCCGGCTCGGCCTGCTGGCCACCGATGTCGACCCGGAAGCCGGTGGCGGCAGCGGCAATCCGCTCGACGCCGCGCTGTGGGAGTCTCCGCGGCCGCGGGAACTGGTGGGCGACGTGCGACGGGTGGCGGTGCTGCCGTTCGACCACGAACGCCGCGCGACATCGGTGCTGGTCGACGACGACGGCGGCCGGGTGCTCGTCGTCAAGGGCGCCCCCGAGCAGGTGCTGGCCCAGTGCCGGGCCACCGCGCCGGCCGCCCACGACACCCTCGAGGGCCTGTTCGCCTCGGGGCGCCGGGTGGTGGCCGTGGCGACCAGAGCGGCCCCGGACCTGACGACCATCACCGCGGCCGACGAATGCGACCTGTCGCTGGCCGGGTTCCTGGTGTTCGCCGACGAGCCGAAGGTGGCGGCCCGGCAGTCCCTGGCCGACCTGGCGCAGCTGGGCATCGAGCTGAAGATCGCCACCGGCGACAATCCGCGGGTCGCCGAGAAGGTGTGCGCCGACCTCGGTTTGGCGTCCAAGGGCACCGCCACCGGCGCCGAGCTCGACGGGCTCGACGATGACCAGTTCGCCGGTGCCGCGCAGGGCCACACAATTTTCGCCCGCATCACGCCCGAGCAGAAGGCGCGGCTCATCACCGTGCTGCGGCGCACCGGCCGCTCGGTCGGCTTCCTCGGCGACGGCGTCAACGACGCGCTCGCCCTGCACGCCGCCGACGTGGGAATCTCGGTGGACAGCGCCACCGACGTCGCCAAGGACGCCGCCGACGTGGTGCTGCTGGAGAAGGACCTGGGGGTGCTGGCCACCGGGGTGGCCGAGGGCCGGCGAATCTTCGCCAACACGATCAAGTACGTGCTCATGGGGACGTCGAGCAATTTCGGCAATATGTTCAGCGCCGCCGCCGCCTCGGCGCTGCTGCCGTTCCTGCCGATGCTGCCCAGCCAGATCCTGCTCAACAACCTGCTCTACGACAGCTCGCAGCTGGCGATCCCGACCGACCGGGTCGACGAGGAGCAACTGCACGCGCCGTCGCATTGGAACGTTGCCTTCATCCGGCGGTTCATGCTGATCTTCGGCCCGATCAGCTCGCTGTTCGACTTCCTGACCTTCGGGTTGATGTTGGGTGTGCTGCACGCCAGCGCCATCGAGTTCCGCACCGGCTGGTTCGTGGAATCGCTTGCGACGCAGACGCTCATCATCTTCGCCATCCGCACCCGCAAGGTGCCGTTCTTCCGCAGCCGGCCGAGCGGGCTGCTGACCGCGACCACGTTGACGGTCGTCGCCGCCGGGGTCGTGCTGACGATCTCGCCGCTGGCCCGGCCGCTGGGCTTCCAGCCGCTGCCGTGGCAATTCTTCGCTGTACTGGGCGCCTTCGTGGTCAGCTACCTGGTATTGGTCGAACTCGCCAAGCTGATGTTCTACGCGGAGCCGATGCACCCCGTCGCGCCCCCGCAGCGGGTCCGCGGACAGGCTCATCACATCCGACGGCGCGCCGCGCGGTTCCACTATGTCAACGGTATGTCGCCGCCGCGGCGGCCCGTACGGAAGTAG
- a CDS encoding arylsulfatase encodes MSEEHALVIVAGYQDIDSARRDFETLTEGTKHKRVALRGAVLVGKDSDGNAVLLDTGNRLGRRGAAWGAGAGLAVGLFSPALLASAAVGAAAGALAGTFAHHRITSGLGDKIGQALAAGSAVVIAVVPSEGRLATEQALVGSPMKSVAELSRSTLRSLGAALEEAMGKFNPDRTKLPLPQRAFGGTVGRTMGESVGDWTIVPGPKAPDGAPNVLIVLIDDAGFGGPDTFGGGIHTPTLSRVAQNGLTYNRFHVTAVCSPTRAALLTGRNHHRVGFGSVCEFPGPFPGYSTVRPRSCASLPRILRDNGYVTGGFGKWHLTPDNVQGAAGPFDNWPVGWGFDHFWGFLSGAAGQYDPLITQDNSVIGVPQGRDGKPYYFPDDLTDKAVEWLHAVRAQDAQKPWLMYYATGATHAPHHVFTQWADKYRGQFDEGWDTYRRETFERQKELGIIPPDTALTERPDLFPAWEGLSDNEKKLYARQMEVFAGFSENADYNVGRLLDAVEDLGELDNTLVFYIWGDNGASMEGTITGSFNEMTFLNGLLLDADHQLELIEQYGGVEALGDELTAPHFASAWAHASNTPFQWGKQMASHLGGTRDPMVVAWPSRIPADAAIRSQFAHCIDIAPTVLEAIGLPEPTHVDGVEQEPMDGTSFLHTFGDPAAGERHTVQYFENFGSRAIYKDGWWACTRLDKAPWDLSPQTLARFAPGKYNPDDDVWELYYLPDDFSQANDLAAQHPDKVAELTRLWWQEAERNRVLPLLGGIAVMFGELPPLPTTTRFTFKGDVQNIQRGMVPRIFGRSYAIEARLHVPDGGAQGVIVADGDFIGGFALWIDETQRLHHTYSYLGVDTYRQVSVEPIPSGDVTVRMLFEIDRPVAGSGGRVTLWANETLIGEGEMANTVPLAFTSYAGMDVSRDNGLVVDRDYEDKAPHAFTGTVKEVVFDLKPVPEEAEKALHEHASVQAVGHGAAG; translated from the coding sequence ATGAGCGAAGAACACGCGCTGGTCATCGTCGCCGGATACCAGGACATCGACTCGGCCCGCCGGGACTTCGAAACCCTCACCGAGGGAACGAAACACAAGCGGGTTGCGCTGCGGGGCGCCGTGCTGGTCGGGAAGGATTCCGACGGCAACGCGGTCCTGTTGGACACCGGCAACCGCCTGGGCCGGCGGGGCGCGGCGTGGGGTGCCGGGGCGGGCCTGGCCGTCGGGCTGTTCTCCCCGGCGCTGCTGGCCTCCGCGGCCGTGGGGGCCGCCGCCGGGGCGCTGGCCGGGACGTTCGCCCACCACCGGATCACCAGCGGGCTGGGCGACAAGATCGGGCAGGCGCTGGCCGCGGGCAGCGCCGTCGTCATCGCCGTGGTGCCGTCCGAAGGCAGGCTCGCGACCGAGCAGGCGCTGGTCGGCTCACCCATGAAATCCGTTGCCGAGCTGAGCCGTTCGACGCTGCGGAGCCTGGGTGCCGCGCTGGAGGAGGCGATGGGCAAGTTCAACCCGGACCGCACCAAACTGCCGCTCCCGCAACGTGCCTTCGGCGGCACGGTCGGCCGCACCATGGGCGAGTCGGTGGGCGACTGGACGATCGTGCCGGGCCCCAAGGCGCCCGACGGCGCGCCGAACGTGCTGATCGTGCTGATCGACGACGCCGGGTTCGGTGGCCCGGACACCTTCGGCGGCGGCATCCACACCCCGACGCTGAGCCGCGTGGCGCAAAACGGGCTGACCTACAACAGGTTTCACGTGACCGCGGTGTGCTCTCCCACCCGCGCCGCACTGCTGACCGGACGCAATCATCACCGGGTGGGCTTCGGATCGGTCTGCGAGTTTCCGGGCCCGTTCCCCGGCTATTCCACGGTCCGGCCGCGCAGCTGCGCGTCGCTGCCGCGAATCCTGCGCGACAACGGTTACGTCACGGGCGGTTTCGGCAAGTGGCACCTCACGCCGGACAACGTGCAGGGCGCGGCCGGCCCGTTCGACAACTGGCCGGTGGGCTGGGGGTTCGACCACTTCTGGGGCTTTCTGTCCGGCGCCGCGGGCCAATACGACCCGCTGATCACCCAGGACAACTCCGTCATCGGCGTTCCGCAGGGTCGGGACGGTAAGCCCTATTACTTTCCCGACGACCTCACCGACAAGGCCGTCGAGTGGCTGCATGCCGTGCGGGCCCAGGACGCGCAGAAGCCGTGGCTGATGTACTACGCGACCGGGGCCACCCACGCGCCGCACCACGTGTTCACCCAGTGGGCCGACAAGTACCGCGGCCAGTTCGACGAGGGCTGGGACACCTACCGCCGCGAGACCTTCGAACGGCAGAAGGAGCTGGGCATCATCCCGCCCGACACCGCACTCACCGAGCGGCCCGACCTGTTCCCGGCCTGGGAGGGCCTGTCGGACAACGAGAAGAAGCTCTACGCCCGGCAGATGGAGGTGTTCGCCGGGTTCTCGGAGAACGCGGACTACAACGTCGGCCGGCTGCTGGACGCCGTCGAGGACCTCGGCGAGCTGGACAACACGCTGGTCTTCTACATCTGGGGTGACAACGGCGCCAGCATGGAGGGCACCATCACCGGCTCGTTCAACGAGATGACGTTCCTCAACGGCCTGCTACTCGACGCCGACCACCAGCTCGAGCTCATCGAGCAGTACGGCGGCGTGGAGGCGCTGGGCGACGAGCTCACCGCGCCGCACTTCGCGTCGGCGTGGGCCCATGCCAGCAACACGCCGTTCCAGTGGGGCAAGCAGATGGCCAGCCACCTGGGCGGTACACGCGATCCGATGGTGGTCGCCTGGCCGAGCCGGATCCCCGCGGACGCGGCGATCCGCTCGCAGTTCGCCCACTGCATCGACATCGCCCCAACGGTGTTGGAGGCCATCGGGTTACCGGAGCCCACCCATGTCGACGGGGTCGAGCAGGAACCCATGGACGGCACCAGCTTCCTGCACACCTTCGGCGACCCGGCGGCCGGGGAGCGCCACACGGTGCAGTACTTCGAGAACTTCGGCAGCCGCGCCATCTACAAGGACGGGTGGTGGGCCTGCACCCGCCTGGACAAGGCGCCGTGGGACCTGTCCCCGCAGACGCTGGCGCGCTTCGCGCCCGGCAAGTACAACCCGGACGACGACGTGTGGGAGCTGTACTACCTGCCCGACGACTTCTCGCAGGCCAACGACCTGGCGGCGCAACACCCCGACAAGGTCGCCGAACTCACCCGACTGTGGTGGCAGGAGGCCGAACGCAACCGGGTGCTGCCGCTGCTCGGCGGCATCGCGGTGATGTTCGGCGAGCTGCCGCCGCTGCCCACCACCACGCGGTTCACGTTCAAGGGCGACGTGCAGAACATCCAACGCGGCATGGTGCCCCGCATCTTCGGCCGGTCGTACGCGATCGAGGCGCGCCTGCACGTTCCGGACGGCGGTGCGCAGGGCGTGATCGTCGCCGACGGCGACTTCATCGGCGGGTTTGCCCTCTGGATCGACGAGACGCAGCGGCTGCACCACACCTATTCGTACCTCGGAGTGGACACCTACCGGCAGGTCTCCGTCGAGCCGATCCCCTCGGGCGACGTGACGGTGCGGATGCTGTTTGAAATCGACCGGCCCGTCGCCGGCTCCGGCGGGCGAGTGACGTTGTGGGCCAACGAAACCCTGATCGGTGAGGGGGAGATGGCGAACACCGTGCCGCTGGCGTTCACCTCCTACGCCGGAATGGACGTCAGCCGCGACAACGGGCTGGTGGTCGACCGCGACTACGAGGACAAGGCGCCCCACGCGTTCACCGGGACCGTCAAGGAGGTGGTGTTCGACCTCAAGCCCGTCCCCGAGGAGGCCGAGAAGGCGCTGCACGAGCACGCGTCGGTCCAGGCCGTTGGGCACGGCGCGGCCGGCTGA
- a CDS encoding DUF732 domain-containing protein, producing MTRRRLFDPLFRVGSGLLLVIGLFGPLEATAHADATDDAFLSALKAKGIKFGSSEKALVAAHEVCDELDNGKSPAQVASTVQSNSDLDGYHAGFFVGASIRAYCPRYAS from the coding sequence ATGACGCGCAGGAGATTGTTCGACCCCCTGTTCCGGGTGGGCTCCGGCCTGCTGCTGGTGATCGGTTTGTTCGGCCCGCTGGAAGCGACCGCCCACGCCGACGCCACCGACGACGCGTTCCTTTCCGCCCTGAAGGCCAAGGGCATCAAGTTCGGATCATCGGAGAAGGCGCTCGTCGCCGCCCACGAAGTCTGTGACGAACTCGACAACGGTAAGTCGCCGGCCCAGGTCGCCTCGACCGTGCAGAGCAACAGCGACCTCGACGGCTATCACGCCGGTTTCTTCGTCGGCGCCAGCATCCGGGCGTACTGCCCGCGGTACGCGTCTTAA
- a CDS encoding DUF732 domain-containing protein — protein sequence MTSNRIRKPILLSMLGAGALTAAALLGPLAAAPSAHADGTDDAFIAALKNDGIEHESKQAAVSAGHLVCHQLDMGKTQEQIATDVMNSSGIDGDHAGYFVAIAERAYCPQYADIPS from the coding sequence ATGACCAGCAACCGCATCCGCAAGCCCATACTGCTGTCGATGCTGGGTGCCGGCGCCCTGACGGCGGCGGCGCTGCTCGGCCCGCTCGCGGCGGCCCCGTCCGCGCACGCCGACGGGACCGATGACGCCTTCATCGCGGCGCTCAAGAACGACGGCATCGAGCACGAGTCCAAGCAGGCCGCAGTCTCGGCCGGTCACCTGGTGTGCCACCAGCTCGACATGGGCAAGACGCAGGAGCAGATCGCAACCGACGTGATGAACAGCAGCGGGATCGACGGCGACCACGCCGGATACTTCGTCGCCATCGCCGAACGCGCGTACTGCCCGCAATACGCCGACATCCCGTCGTGA
- a CDS encoding extracellular catalytic domain type 1 short-chain-length polyhydroxyalkanoate depolymerase, with product MPYARWLCLAVMAACVTGCGMRDVSAASARDLPGTLRSGGMDRTYTLHVPPGDPVALVLNLHGGGGTGIGQRGLTDFDAVADTHGLLVAYPDGYEKSWADGRGASPADRRHVDDVGFLVALAGKLQNDYGIAPGHVFVTGMSNGAFMSNKLACDRADVFAAAAPVAGTLGAGVACNPARPVSVLAAHGTADPLVPFNGGEVHGRGGLSHAISANSMVDRWRAADGCQGDPSAQDLPGVGDGTVVHRFGSAGCAGSTEVVFYQIDSGGHTWPGGKQYLPRAVIGPTTRALDASEVIAQFFLAHARN from the coding sequence ATGCCGTACGCCCGCTGGTTATGCCTCGCCGTCATGGCGGCATGCGTAACCGGCTGCGGCATGCGTGACGTCTCCGCGGCCAGCGCCAGGGACCTGCCCGGCACGTTGCGGTCCGGCGGGATGGACCGGACGTACACGCTGCACGTGCCGCCCGGCGACCCCGTCGCGCTGGTGCTGAACCTGCACGGCGGCGGCGGAACCGGGATCGGACAGCGGGGCCTGACCGACTTCGACGCCGTCGCCGACACCCACGGCCTGCTGGTGGCCTACCCCGACGGATACGAGAAGAGCTGGGCCGACGGACGGGGGGCGTCGCCGGCCGACCGCCGCCACGTCGACGACGTCGGGTTCCTGGTCGCGCTGGCCGGCAAGCTGCAGAACGACTACGGCATCGCGCCCGGGCATGTGTTCGTCACCGGAATGTCCAACGGGGCCTTCATGTCCAACAAGTTGGCCTGCGACCGCGCCGACGTCTTCGCCGCCGCCGCGCCGGTGGCGGGCACGCTCGGCGCCGGGGTGGCCTGTAATCCCGCGCGGCCCGTGTCCGTGCTGGCCGCCCACGGGACTGCCGATCCGCTGGTTCCGTTCAACGGCGGGGAGGTGCACGGCCGCGGCGGTCTGAGCCACGCCATCTCGGCGAACAGCATGGTGGACAGGTGGCGCGCGGCCGACGGCTGCCAGGGCGATCCGTCGGCTCAGGACCTGCCCGGCGTCGGGGACGGCACCGTCGTTCACCGCTTCGGTTCCGCCGGGTGCGCGGGGTCCACCGAGGTGGTGTTTTACCAGATCGACAGCGGCGGCCACACCTGGCCGGGAGGCAAGCAGTACCTGCCCCGGGCGGTCATCGGGCCCACCACCCGCGCGCTCGACGCCTCGGAGGTCATCGCCCAGTTCTTCCTGGCACACGCCAGAAACTAG
- the pstS gene encoding phosphate ABC transporter substrate-binding protein PstS: MRLNRFGAALTVLSAAVTVSACGDNNAGGGHASTATPAKVVCGGIPTPKASGSTAQANAMTRFVKAFEQACPGQSLNYTPNGSGAGISEFVGNQTDFAGSDSPLSRDEYARAQQRCGSPVWNLPVVFGPIAIAYHVTGVTSLALDGPTAARIFNGGISTWNDAAIQALNPGVPLPAEPIRVIFRSDDSGTTDNFQKYLDTASNGAWGKGAGKKFNGGVGEGAKGNDGAAAAAKGIEGSITYNEWSFAQAQHLDMAKVITSAGPDPVAITTDSVGKTISSAWFIRDGNDLALDTISFYRPNQPGAYPVVLATYEIVCSKYPDPQIGTAVKAFLQSTIGAGQDGLADNGYVPIPQEFKPRLATAVNAIA; encoded by the coding sequence TTGAGGCTCAATCGATTTGGCGCTGCCCTGACCGTTCTGTCCGCTGCGGTGACGGTGTCGGCGTGCGGTGACAACAACGCGGGCGGTGGGCACGCGTCGACGGCCACGCCGGCGAAGGTGGTCTGCGGCGGCATCCCGACGCCCAAGGCCAGCGGATCCACGGCGCAGGCGAACGCGATGACCCGGTTCGTCAAGGCCTTCGAGCAGGCCTGCCCCGGCCAGTCCCTGAACTACACGCCCAATGGATCCGGCGCGGGCATCAGCGAATTCGTGGGCAATCAAACCGATTTCGCCGGCTCCGACTCGCCGCTGAGCAGGGACGAGTACGCCCGAGCGCAGCAGCGGTGCGGCTCGCCGGTGTGGAACCTGCCGGTGGTGTTCGGACCCATTGCCATCGCCTACCATGTCACCGGCGTGACGTCGCTGGCGCTCGACGGCCCGACCGCCGCGAGAATCTTCAACGGCGGCATCAGCACGTGGAACGATGCGGCGATCCAGGCGCTGAACCCCGGTGTCCCCCTACCCGCGGAGCCCATCCGGGTGATCTTCCGCAGCGACGACTCCGGCACGACGGACAACTTCCAGAAATACCTCGATACCGCGTCCAACGGCGCGTGGGGCAAGGGTGCCGGCAAGAAGTTCAACGGCGGGGTCGGGGAGGGCGCCAAAGGCAACGACGGCGCCGCCGCGGCCGCCAAGGGCATCGAAGGGTCGATCACCTACAACGAGTGGTCGTTCGCGCAGGCGCAACACCTGGACATGGCCAAGGTGATCACGTCGGCGGGGCCCGACCCGGTGGCGATCACCACGGACTCGGTGGGCAAGACGATCTCGTCCGCCTGGTTCATCCGCGACGGCAACGACCTGGCGCTGGACACCATCTCCTTCTACCGGCCGAACCAGCCCGGCGCGTACCCGGTGGTGCTGGCGACGTACGAGATCGTGTGCTCGAAGTACCCCGACCCGCAGATCGGCACCGCCGTCAAGGCGTTCCTGCAGAGCACGATCGGCGCCGGCCAGGACGGTTTGGCCGACAACGGCTACGTCCCCATCCCGCAGGAGTTCAAGCCGCGCCTGGCCACCGCGGTGAACGCGATCGCCTGA
- a CDS encoding DUF732 domain-containing protein, translating into MSTCHARSLRSRLAGLALAVALPGVAAVAATTAGADTIDNAFLAAVKAKGINFASPQAAIVAGHEVCDELDLGRQKSDVASEVMTNSNLDGYRAGFFVGASVSAFCPRYR; encoded by the coding sequence ATGTCGACCTGCCACGCGCGCTCGCTCAGGAGCCGACTGGCCGGCCTTGCCCTGGCCGTCGCGCTGCCGGGCGTCGCGGCCGTGGCGGCCACGACCGCCGGCGCCGACACAATCGACAACGCTTTCCTCGCCGCCGTGAAGGCCAAGGGCATCAACTTCGCGTCGCCGCAGGCCGCGATCGTCGCCGGCCACGAGGTGTGCGACGAGCTCGACCTCGGCCGGCAGAAGTCCGACGTCGCGTCCGAGGTGATGACCAACAGCAACCTGGACGGTTACCGCGCCGGGTTCTTCGTCGGCGCAAGCGTGTCCGCCTTCTGCCCCAGGTATCGCTGA
- the nei2 gene encoding endonuclease VIII Nei2 — protein MPEGDTVWHTAAVLRERLVGRTLTRCDVRVPRYATVDLTGESVDEVLSRGKHLFIRVGPASIHSHLKMDGSWRVADRPVRVDHRARIVLEAGAVRAVGVDLGVLEILDRDRDDEAVAHLGPDLLGADWDPARAAANLMARPDRPLAEALLDQRVLAGVGNVYSNELCFVSGLAPTAPVSAVADPRRLVSRAREMLWLNRFRWNRCTTGDTRAGRQLWVYGRAGQPCRRCGTPVGYDGTGERVTYWCASCQRDMR, from the coding sequence ATGCCCGAGGGTGACACCGTCTGGCACACCGCCGCCGTCCTGCGCGAGCGGCTGGTCGGGCGCACACTGACGCGCTGCGACGTGCGGGTGCCGCGGTACGCGACCGTCGACCTCACCGGCGAGTCGGTCGACGAGGTGCTCAGCCGGGGCAAGCACCTCTTCATCCGGGTCGGTCCGGCCAGCATCCACTCGCACCTGAAGATGGACGGCAGCTGGCGGGTCGCCGACCGGCCGGTGCGGGTCGATCACCGCGCACGGATCGTCCTGGAAGCCGGCGCCGTCCGCGCCGTCGGTGTCGACCTGGGGGTGCTGGAGATCCTCGACCGCGACCGCGACGATGAGGCGGTCGCCCACCTCGGGCCCGACCTGTTGGGTGCGGACTGGGACCCCGCCCGCGCCGCCGCGAACCTCATGGCCCGGCCGGACCGGCCGCTCGCCGAGGCGCTGCTGGACCAGCGGGTGCTGGCCGGTGTGGGGAATGTCTATTCCAACGAACTGTGCTTCGTCAGCGGACTCGCGCCCACCGCACCGGTCAGCGCGGTCGCCGACCCGCGCCGTCTCGTCTCACGCGCCCGGGAAATGCTGTGGCTCAACCGTTTCCGCTGGAATCGGTGCACCACCGGGGACACCCGGGCGGGCCGGCAACTGTGGGTCTACGGGCGCGCGGGGCAGCCGTGCCGCCGCTGCGGCACCCCCGTCGGCTACGACGGGACCGGCGAGCGGGTGACCTATTGGTGCGCCTCCTGCCAGCGGGACATGCGATGA